One region of Bactrocera neohumeralis isolate Rockhampton chromosome 5, APGP_CSIRO_Bneo_wtdbg2-racon-allhic-juicebox.fasta_v2, whole genome shotgun sequence genomic DNA includes:
- the LOC126760681 gene encoding molybdenum cofactor sulfurase 3, protein MLKFQNVFTQAEADAIESEFQRIKNNVYLDHAGTTLYPNSLIDASGQVLKENLFCNPHTCKVTGDLIDQARYRILQHFNTDATEYAVIFTANATAALKLVGECFNFGEDADNAGAFYYCQENHTSVLGMREIVRTKRLYVLTKDEIVENLKHTNGIDKNGFDAEISSNGRSKLKTNSLVAYSAQCNFSGYKMPLDTIEVIQKYGLVEHGTHVGDKANVKEAAESNFYICLDTASYVASNFLDLRKYKPDFCCISFYKMFGFPTGVGALLVSRRGQTVLQKRYYGGGTVNIAMTRQNFHEKRPNFTTRFEDGTLPFLTITALLEGFRVLERLVPATAKQLPVERISAHVYALAKYGHDSLAALRHTNGAPLIEFYNHNGYEDIRLQGGVVTFNVLHDDGTYVGFAEVSCIAAVHNVQIRTGCFCNPGACQWFLHLSNADIRKQYEAGHVCSDFTDLVDGLPTGAVRMSFGYMTRVSDVDKAVAMIRDCYLTTAAERLRLMESVKLPEVLRHVPQRLKPQLKRICIYPIKSCGAFDITSAWPLTNSGFKYDRAWMIVDVNGMAITQKHFTRLCLIRPLVKLKEEILELRFPGMSAVQLPLKMKAVAESKRVESTFCQSKVCNDLVEGLDCGEEVGKWLSDCLETNGLRLVRQNAERRTQDGVSKDISLANQAQFLLVNRASVRWLANKVETEKEPLDYTVDRFRGNLILETASPFEENSFEEISVGGVDFKVEGFCTRCQMICIDQHNGQKTNEPLRTIAREFSGKIRFGIYLSLKQAQAENTLVSCSAEVKVKKQEEHGAEQ, encoded by the exons atgctaaaatttcaaaatgtatttacaCAGGCTGAAGCAGATGCAATCGAAAGTGAATTTCAGCGCATAAAAA ATAACGTATATCTAGATCATGCTGGAACTACTCTTTATCCTAATAGCTTAATCGATGCGTCGGGACAGGTGCTTAAAGAGAATTTATTTTGCAACCCACATACTTGTAAAGTAACAGGTGATCTCATAGATCAAGCACGCTATCg TATACTACAGCACTTCAACACAGACGCAACCGAATATGCGGTGATATTTACCGCTAATGCCACCGCGGCGTTAAAACTGGTTGGTGAATGCTTTAATTTCGGTGAAGATGCCGACAATGCGGGTGCTTTTTACTACTGCCAGGAAAATCACACATCGGTTTTGGGAATGCGTGAGATAGTGCGCACCAAACGGCTGTATGTCCTAACGAAAGACGAAATAGTGGAAAATCTAAAGCATACTAATGGTATTGATAAAAATGGTTTCGATGCTGAAATCAGCTCTAATGGTAGAAGCAAGTTGAAAACTAATTCGCTAGTTGCCTATTCGGCGCAATGTAACTTTAGTGGCTATAAAATGCCACTGGATACTATAGAAGTCATTCAGAAATATGGTTTAGTAGAGCATGGCACACATGTTGGCGACAAGGCAAATGTAAAAGAAGCAGCAGagagtaatttttacatttgtctGGACACAGCATCCTACGTAGCCAGTAATTTTCTCGATCTGCGAAAATATAAGCCTGACTTTTgttgtatttcattttataaaatgtttgg TTTCCCTACGGGCGTCGGTGCGTTATTGGTGAGCAGACGCGGTCAAACTGTGCTGCAAAAGCGTTACTATGGTGGCGGCACTGTGAATATAGCAATGACGCGgcaaaattttcacgaaaaacGCCCAAACTTTACAACACGCTTCGAAGATGGTACGTTACCTTTCCTGACCATCACTGCGTTACTTGAGGGCTTTCGCGTACTGGAGCGGCTGGTGCCTGCAACAGCAAAGCAACTGCCGGTGGAACGTATTAGCGCACACGTATATGCGCTAGCCAAATACGGTCATGACTCCCTCGCCGCGTTACGTCACACCAACGGTGCACCGCTAATAGAGTTTTACAATCATAACGGTTATGAGGATATAAGGCTGCAAGGCGGCGTCGTCACATTCAATGTATTACACGATGATGGCACATATGTCGGTTTCGCCGAAGTTAGCTGCATCGCTGCGGTACATAATGTACAAATACGCACCGGGTGTTTCTGTAATCCAGGGGCATGTCAATGGTTTTTGCACTTATCGAATGCCGATATACGCAAGCAATACGAAGCGGGTCATGTTTGTAGTGATTTCACTGATCTAGTTGATGGCTTGCCGACCGGTGCTGTGCGCATGTCTTTCGGTTATATGACGCGTGTAAGTGATGTGGACAAAGCAGTGGCGATGATACGCGATTGCTATCTAACTACGGCAGCGGAACGTCTACGTCTTATGGAAAGCGTAAAACTGCCGGAAGTGCTACGTCATGTGCCGCAACGCTTGAAGCCGCAGTTGAAACGCATTTGTATCTATCCGATTAAATCGTGTGGTGCTTTCGACATTACAAGCGCATGGCCGCTTACAAATAGTGGCTTTAAATATGATCGCGCCTGGATGATTGTCGATGTCAACGGGATGGCTATTACACAAAAGCATTTTACAAGGTTATGTCTAATAAGACCTTTAGTGAAGTTAAAGGAGGAGATTTTAGAGTTACGATTTCCCGGCATGTCAGCAGTGCAGTTGCCGTTAAAAATGAAGGCTGTAGCTGAAAGTAAACGCGTCGAGTCAACGTTCTGTCAAAGTAAAGTGTGTAATGATTTAGTAGAAGGCCTAGATTGTGGTGAGGAAGTGGGTAAATGGTTATCTGACTGCTTAGAAACGAATGGTTTGCGTTTAGTGCGTCAAAATGCCGAACGCCGTACACAAGATGGTGTTTCGAAAGATATTAGCCTGGCAAATCAAGCGCAATTTTTGCTGGTAAATCGCGCTTCGGTACGTTGGTTAGCAAATAAGGTGGAAACGGAGAAAGAACCGCTTGATTATACGGTTGATCGTTTTCGTGGTAATTTAATATTGGAAACTGCCAGCCCCTTCGAAGAAAATTCCTTTGAGGAAATCAGCGTTGGTGGTGTTGATTTCAAAGTGGAAGGTTTTTGTACGCGTTGCCAAATGATTTGTATTGATCAACATAATGGACAGAAGACCAATGAGCCTCTACGCACAATTGCGCGTGAATTTAGTGGAAAAATACgttttggtatttatttatcGCTTAAGCAAGCACAAGCGGAAAATACGCTGGTTTCTTGCAGCGCAGAAGTAAAGGTTAAAAAGCAGGAGGAGCATGGAGCGGagcaataa
- the LOC126760699 gene encoding migration and invasion enhancer 1, whose product MVKVDVEYCPKCNFEWQCKMLQNFLLQQKPDAEVVCSKGRQGSFEVKIDDTLVHSKLQSFAFPDHESVLENVRRAEKGQPIEKVKEQPIDNCMLM is encoded by the exons ATGGTCAAAGTTGATGTTGAGTACTG TCCGAAATGCAATTTCGAGTGGCAATGCAAAATGCTACAAAATTTCCTACTCCAACAAAAACCAGATGCGGAAGTCGTATGTTCTAAAGGACGTCAGGGGTCATTTGAAGTAAAAATAGATGACACTTTGGTACATTCCAAATTGCAGTCGTTTGCATTTCCTGATCACGAAAGTGTTTTGGAAAATGTACGACGTGCCGAAAAGGGTCAACCaatagaaaaagttaaagagCAACCAATTGACAATTGCATGTTAATGTGA